One Pseudomonas tolaasii NCPPB 2192 genomic window carries:
- the grxC gene encoding glutaredoxin 3 encodes MSQVVVYSSDWCPYCMRAKALLEKKGVAFEEIKVDGKPQVRAEMAQKAGRTSVPQIWIGEKHIGGCDDLFALERAGKLDALLA; translated from the coding sequence ATGAGCCAGGTTGTCGTGTATTCCAGCGATTGGTGCCCTTACTGCATGCGGGCCAAGGCCTTGCTTGAGAAGAAGGGCGTTGCCTTCGAAGAGATCAAGGTCGACGGCAAACCCCAGGTGCGCGCCGAAATGGCCCAGAAAGCGGGGCGCACGTCCGTGCCGCAGATCTGGATCGGCGAAAAGCATATCGGTGGTTGCGACGACCTGTTTGCCCTGGAGCGCGCCGGCAAGCTTGATGCGCTGCTCGCCTAA
- the secB gene encoding protein-export chaperone SecB: MTDQQNTEAAQDQGPQFSLQRIYVRDLSFEAPKSPAIFRQEWTPSVALDLNTRQKALEGDFHEVVLTLSVTVKNGEEVAFIAEVQQAGIFLIQGLDEASMSHTLGAFCPNILFPYARETLDSLVTRGSFPALMLAPVNFDALYAQELQRMQQEGSSTVQ, from the coding sequence ATGACTGACCAACAGAACACCGAAGCTGCGCAAGACCAAGGCCCACAGTTTTCGCTGCAGCGCATCTACGTGCGTGACCTGTCGTTCGAAGCGCCGAAAAGCCCGGCTATCTTCCGCCAGGAATGGACCCCAAGCGTTGCGCTGGACCTGAACACCCGTCAAAAAGCCCTGGAAGGCGACTTCCACGAAGTGGTGCTGACCCTGTCGGTAACCGTCAAGAACGGCGAAGAAGTGGCCTTCATCGCTGAAGTGCAACAGGCCGGTATCTTCCTGATCCAGGGCCTGGACGAAGCGTCCATGAGCCACACCCTGGGCGCGTTCTGCCCGAACATCCTGTTCCCGTATGCCCGTGAGACCCTGGACAGCCTGGTCACCCGCGGTTCGTTCCCTGCACTGATGCTGGCGCCGGTGAACTTCGATGCCCTGTACGCCCAAGAGCTGCAGCGCATGCAACAGGAAGGTTCGTCGACGGTTCAATAA
- a CDS encoding divergent polysaccharide deacetylase family protein, translating into MRFALIIAVLCSLAGVAHATPASEPSKAYLTLIIDDLGQNLPRDRRVLALPGPVTTAIMPDTPHAAEFAREAHKAGKIVILHMPMDPATGPFAWHPELPIEELGKRLDAAFKAVPYTAGINNHMGSRMTAQPEAMAWLMAELQRRNKFFVDSRTSAQTVAAAEAQKIGLAHVSRDVFLDDERTEAAITTQLQTAIKLAHKQGSAVMIGHPYPQTLAVLERELPKLKAQGVDWIDIKLMISVRSNQAMAAHGKNGTYQPARR; encoded by the coding sequence ATGCGCTTTGCCCTGATCATCGCCGTGCTGTGCAGCCTGGCCGGAGTCGCCCACGCGACCCCGGCCAGCGAGCCGTCCAAAGCCTACCTGACCCTCATCATCGACGACCTGGGGCAAAACCTGCCCCGGGACCGTCGCGTGCTTGCCCTGCCCGGGCCTGTAACCACGGCGATCATGCCCGACACGCCCCACGCCGCCGAATTCGCCCGCGAGGCGCACAAGGCCGGCAAGATCGTGATCCTGCACATGCCCATGGACCCGGCCACCGGCCCCTTTGCCTGGCACCCGGAACTGCCGATCGAAGAACTCGGCAAACGCCTGGACGCCGCCTTCAAGGCCGTGCCCTACACCGCCGGCATCAACAACCACATGGGCAGCCGCATGACCGCGCAACCCGAGGCCATGGCCTGGCTGATGGCCGAGTTGCAGCGGCGCAACAAGTTCTTCGTCGACAGCCGCACCAGCGCGCAAACCGTGGCGGCCGCCGAAGCCCAGAAGATTGGGCTGGCCCATGTATCACGGGATGTGTTCCTCGATGACGAGCGCACCGAGGCGGCCATCACCACGCAGTTGCAGACGGCAATCAAGCTGGCCCACAAGCAGGGCTCGGCGGTAATGATCGGCCACCCCTACCCACAAACCCTGGCGGTGCTTGAGCGCGAACTGCCCAAGCTCAAGGCCCAGGGTGTCGACTGGATTGATATCAAGCTGATGATCAGCGTGCGCAGCAATCAAGCCATGGCCGCGCACGGCAAAAACGGCACCTATCAACCAGCGCGTAGATAG
- a CDS encoding tRNA (cytidine(34)-2'-O)-methyltransferase — MFHVILFQPEIPPNTGNVIRLCANSGCHLHLIEPLGFDMDDKRLRRAGLDYHEYATLKRHADLASCLESLGHPRLFAFTTKGSQPFHDVSFAEGDAFLFGPESRGLPAEVLDALPDGHRLRLPMREGCRSLNLSNTVAVAVYEGWRQLGFK, encoded by the coding sequence ATGTTTCACGTCATCCTTTTTCAACCAGAAATTCCGCCGAATACCGGCAACGTTATCAGGCTGTGCGCCAACAGTGGCTGCCACCTGCATTTGATCGAGCCTCTGGGCTTCGACATGGACGACAAGCGCCTGCGCCGTGCCGGACTGGACTACCACGAGTACGCCACGCTCAAGCGCCATGCCGACCTCGCCAGTTGCCTGGAAAGCCTGGGCCACCCCAGGTTGTTCGCGTTCACCACCAAGGGCTCGCAGCCGTTTCATGATGTCAGCTTCGCCGAAGGTGATGCCTTCCTGTTCGGCCCGGAAAGCCGTGGCCTGCCGGCTGAAGTGCTCGACGCCCTGCCCGACGGCCATCGCCTGCGTTTGCCGATGCGCGAGGGTTGCCGCAGCTTGAACCTGTCCAACACCGTGGCGGTTGCCGTCTACGAGGGCTGGCGCCAACTCGGTTTCAAATAA
- the gpmI gene encoding 2,3-bisphosphoglycerate-independent phosphoglycerate mutase → MTTTPKPLVLIILDGFGHSESHHDNAVYSANKPVLDRLTATVPNGLISGSGMDVGLPDGQMGNSEVGHMNLGAGRVVYQDFTRVTKAIRDGEFFENPTICAAVDKAVAAGKAVHFMGLLSDGGVHSHQDHLVAMAELAFKRGADKIYLHAFLDGRDTPPKSAQSSIELLDATFAALGKGRIASLVGRYFAMDRDNRWDRVAQAYNLIVNGDAEFNAATAQQGLEAAYARGESDEFVKATTIGEPVKVEDGDAVVFMNFRADRARELSHVFVDAGFKDFERSRQPKTEFVMLTQYAANIPAPSAFAPGSLENVLGDYLAKNGKTQLRIAETEKYAHVTFFFSGGREEPFPGEERILIPSPKVATYDLQPEMSAPEVTDKIVDAIDNQRYDVIVVNYANGDMVGHSGNLEAAVKAVECLDTCVGRIVDALEKVGGEALITADHGNCEQMSDETTGQAHTAHTTEPVPFIYVGKRDLKVREGGVLADVAPTMLKLMGLEKPAEMTGTSILV, encoded by the coding sequence ATGACTACCACGCCTAAACCTTTGGTCCTGATAATTCTCGATGGCTTCGGACACAGTGAAAGCCACCACGACAACGCTGTGTACTCGGCCAACAAGCCAGTACTCGACCGCCTGACCGCTACCGTACCCAACGGTTTGATCTCCGGCTCCGGCATGGACGTCGGCCTGCCGGACGGCCAGATGGGCAACTCGGAAGTCGGCCACATGAACCTCGGCGCCGGACGAGTGGTATATCAAGACTTCACTCGCGTGACCAAAGCGATCCGCGACGGCGAGTTCTTTGAGAACCCGACCATCTGCGCGGCGGTCGATAAAGCCGTGGCCGCAGGCAAGGCTGTGCACTTTATGGGCCTGCTGTCCGACGGCGGCGTCCACAGCCACCAGGACCACCTGGTCGCCATGGCCGAACTGGCTTTCAAGCGCGGCGCCGACAAAATCTACCTGCACGCCTTTCTCGACGGCCGCGACACCCCACCGAAAAGCGCGCAATCGTCCATCGAACTGCTGGACGCCACCTTTGCAGCGCTGGGCAAAGGTCGTATCGCCAGCCTGGTCGGCCGTTACTTCGCCATGGACCGTGATAACCGCTGGGACCGTGTGGCCCAGGCTTACAACCTGATCGTCAACGGCGACGCCGAATTCAACGCCGCCACCGCCCAGCAAGGCCTGGAAGCCGCCTACGCCCGTGGCGAAAGCGACGAATTCGTCAAAGCCACCACCATCGGTGAGCCGGTGAAGGTCGAAGACGGCGACGCCGTGGTGTTCATGAACTTCCGCGCCGACCGTGCCCGCGAGCTGAGCCATGTGTTCGTCGACGCCGGTTTCAAGGACTTCGAGCGCTCGCGCCAGCCGAAAACCGAGTTCGTGATGCTGACCCAATACGCCGCCAACATCCCGGCCCCGTCGGCTTTTGCACCGGGCAGCCTGGAAAACGTGCTGGGCGATTACCTGGCAAAGAACGGCAAAACCCAGCTGCGCATCGCCGAAACCGAGAAATACGCCCACGTGACCTTCTTCTTCTCGGGCGGGCGTGAAGAACCGTTCCCGGGCGAAGAGCGCATCCTGATCCCATCGCCAAAAGTCGCCACTTATGACCTGCAGCCCGAAATGAGCGCGCCGGAAGTGACCGACAAGATCGTCGACGCCATCGACAATCAGCGTTATGACGTGATCGTGGTCAACTACGCCAACGGTGACATGGTCGGCCATAGCGGCAACCTGGAAGCGGCGGTCAAAGCCGTGGAATGCCTGGACACATGCGTTGGCCGCATCGTCGACGCCCTGGAAAAAGTCGGCGGCGAAGCGCTGATCACTGCCGACCACGGCAACTGCGAGCAGATGTCTGACGAAACCACTGGCCAGGCCCACACGGCCCACACCACCGAGCCTGTGCCGTTCATCTACGTTGGCAAGCGCGACCTCAAAGTGCGCGAAGGCGGCGTGCTGGCGGATGTGGCACCGACCATGCTGAAGCTGATGGGGCTGGAGAAGCCTGCGGAGATGACCGGGACTTCAATTCTGGTCTGA
- a CDS encoding Vps62-related protein, translating to MKPLQYNDLLISFTSEFLPLWNDKGSGAHQAVGLWRPTTASDALGSFFSLGDVAVDHYRNINQGKVVAVVSDTNKTDGTALRPPIDYQLVWHDEGSGARNNASIWRPLPPEGYVAMGLVYGLDYDKPSRHAVRCVREDLVMMAQVGDLIWNDRGSGATNDLSVWSISPSDASAGELCLAPGTFIGTDSYTKTGLAAYSLRLALTAQFSDVPPPPALTGHASPMQEETITTPHVCELPWFCVKDPELTAVEQFESSPVYRLERADRHLFAGFGHNTEATSQPFMWTATKGETGGNARALAANTSIDLGKVWPMSEHVFELNFSAQLDPNFTHTQRSAKGWGQSSPLEIITYVPPQKAVAAYLLHSEYRLLRQDGSQVCASVNYTNGDHVYMSESTDAEPVPEAMPPVEPPQMEPELEVAGHDLIDNALVP from the coding sequence ATGAAGCCCCTGCAATACAACGATCTGCTCATCAGCTTCACCAGCGAATTTCTGCCTCTGTGGAACGACAAGGGTTCGGGTGCACACCAAGCCGTCGGCCTGTGGCGCCCCACCACAGCCTCCGATGCGCTGGGTTCGTTTTTTTCTTTGGGCGACGTCGCGGTGGATCACTACCGCAATATCAATCAAGGCAAAGTCGTCGCAGTGGTCAGCGACACCAACAAAACCGATGGCACGGCCTTGCGCCCGCCGATCGACTATCAACTGGTGTGGCACGACGAAGGCAGCGGCGCGCGAAACAACGCGTCCATCTGGCGCCCACTGCCGCCCGAAGGTTATGTGGCAATGGGGCTGGTCTACGGCTTGGATTACGACAAGCCGTCACGCCATGCCGTGCGCTGCGTCAGGGAAGATCTGGTGATGATGGCCCAGGTGGGGGACCTGATCTGGAATGACAGGGGCAGCGGCGCAACCAACGACTTGAGCGTTTGGTCGATTTCCCCGTCCGATGCGTCCGCCGGCGAACTCTGCCTGGCGCCCGGCACCTTCATTGGCACTGACAGCTACACCAAAACGGGTCTTGCCGCCTATTCGCTGCGCCTCGCGCTGACCGCACAGTTCAGCGACGTGCCGCCGCCGCCCGCCCTCACCGGGCACGCCAGCCCGATGCAAGAGGAAACCATCACCACGCCACACGTGTGCGAGCTGCCATGGTTCTGTGTAAAAGACCCGGAGCTGACCGCAGTCGAACAGTTCGAGTCGTCGCCGGTTTATCGGCTGGAACGCGCCGACCGCCACCTGTTCGCGGGCTTCGGGCACAACACCGAAGCGACCAGTCAGCCGTTCATGTGGACGGCCACCAAAGGCGAAACGGGTGGCAACGCCAGGGCGCTGGCAGCCAACACCAGCATCGACCTGGGCAAGGTATGGCCGATGAGCGAGCACGTCTTCGAGCTGAATTTCTCGGCTCAATTGGACCCGAACTTCACCCACACACAACGCTCGGCGAAAGGCTGGGGCCAATCCTCGCCCCTGGAAATCATCACCTACGTGCCGCCGCAGAAAGCCGTCGCGGCGTACCTACTGCACAGTGAGTACCGTCTGCTGCGCCAGGATGGCAGCCAGGTCTGCGCCAGCGTCAACTACACCAACGGTGACCACGTATACATGAGCGAATCCACCGACGCCGAGCCGGTACCCGAGGCAATGCCGCCGGTAGAGCCTCCGCAGATGGAACCCGAGCTAGAGGTAGCGGGCCATGATCTGATCGACAATGCCCTCGTCCCGTAA
- the hisA gene encoding 1-(5-phosphoribosyl)-5-[(5-phosphoribosylamino)methylideneamino]imidazole-4-carboxamide isomerase produces MLIIPAIDLKDGACVRLRQGRMEDSTVFSDDPVSMAAKWVEGGCRRLHLVDLNGAFEGQPVNGEVVTAIAKRYPNLPIQIGGGIRSLETIEHYVKAGVSYVIIGTKAVKDPAFVAEACRAFPGKVIVGLDAKDGFVATDGWAEISTVQVIDLARQFEADGVSAIVYTDIAKDGMMQGCNVPFTAALAAATKIPVIASGGIHNLGDIKSLLDAKAPGIIGAITGRAIYEGTLDVAEAQAYCDAYNG; encoded by the coding sequence ATGCTGATTATCCCCGCTATCGATCTCAAGGACGGCGCGTGTGTACGCCTGCGCCAAGGCCGCATGGAAGATTCCACTGTGTTCTCCGATGACCCGGTGAGCATGGCTGCCAAATGGGTGGAAGGGGGCTGCCGTCGCCTGCATCTGGTGGACTTGAACGGCGCCTTCGAAGGCCAGCCGGTCAACGGTGAAGTGGTCACCGCCATTGCCAAACGCTACCCGAACCTGCCGATCCAGATCGGTGGTGGTATCCGCTCCCTGGAAACCATCGAGCACTACGTCAAGGCGGGCGTGAGCTACGTGATCATCGGCACCAAAGCCGTGAAAGACCCGGCCTTCGTCGCTGAGGCCTGCCGCGCGTTCCCGGGCAAAGTGATCGTGGGCCTGGACGCCAAAGACGGTTTCGTCGCCACCGACGGCTGGGCTGAAATCAGCACCGTGCAGGTCATCGATTTGGCCAGGCAGTTCGAAGCCGACGGCGTTTCCGCCATCGTTTATACCGACATCGCCAAAGACGGCATGATGCAGGGCTGCAACGTGCCATTCACCGCTGCGCTGGCGGCTGCGACGAAGATTCCGGTGATCGCCTCCGGCGGCATCCACAACCTGGGTGACATCAAGTCGCTGCTGGACGCCAAGGCGCCCGGCATCATCGGCGCCATTACCGGTCGCGCGATCTACGAAGGTACTTTGGACGTCGCCGAAGCCCAGGCTTACTGCGACGCCTACAACGGCTGA
- a CDS encoding DUF2164 domain-containing protein, which yields MAKKTKPPILNLTPEQESEATQKIKRFMEDRFELKLGSFEVAEILELFTTEVAPHYYNRAIFDTQTLLKERFESLESDLWSLEKP from the coding sequence ATGGCCAAGAAGACGAAGCCGCCAATCCTGAACCTCACGCCCGAGCAGGAGAGTGAGGCCACGCAGAAGATCAAGCGCTTCATGGAAGACCGTTTCGAGCTCAAATTGGGCTCGTTCGAGGTCGCCGAGATTCTTGAGCTGTTTACCACCGAAGTTGCGCCGCACTATTACAACAGGGCGATTTTCGACACGCAGACGCTCCTCAAAGAAAGGTTCGAAAGCCTCGAAAGCGACCTGTGGTCGCTTGAGAAACCCTGA
- a CDS encoding substrate-binding periplasmic protein: MFKHLLLAFASTSLLLAGSARAEAPSDTALVLLTENFPPYNMAKNGKNFAKDENIEGIAVDIVRETFKRAGISYNLTLRFPWERIYKLALEKPGYGVFVMARLPDREALFKWVGPIGPDDWVMLAKADSKIQLEDLEHARRYKIGAYKGDAIAETLEKQGLNPIIALRDQDNAQKLVEGQIDLWATGDPAGRYLARQVGVTQLKTVLRFNSAQLYLALNKDVPDDVVARLQAALDQLRDEGIVDQIMARYL; this comes from the coding sequence ATGTTCAAACACCTGCTGCTCGCCTTCGCCAGTACTTCCCTGCTGTTGGCAGGCTCGGCCCGTGCCGAAGCACCGTCTGACACCGCCCTGGTGTTGCTGACGGAAAACTTTCCGCCCTACAACATGGCGAAAAACGGCAAGAACTTCGCCAAGGACGAGAACATCGAAGGCATCGCCGTGGACATCGTGCGCGAAACCTTCAAGCGCGCCGGCATTTCCTACAACTTGACCCTGCGTTTCCCCTGGGAGCGAATCTACAAACTCGCCCTGGAAAAACCCGGTTACGGTGTATTCGTGATGGCGCGCCTGCCGGACCGCGAAGCCCTGTTCAAATGGGTCGGCCCCATCGGCCCCGACGATTGGGTGATGCTGGCCAAGGCTGACAGCAAGATCCAGCTGGAAGACCTTGAGCACGCGCGCCGCTACAAGATCGGCGCCTACAAAGGCGACGCCATTGCCGAAACTCTGGAGAAGCAGGGGCTCAACCCGATCATTGCCCTGCGCGACCAGGACAATGCGCAAAAACTGGTGGAAGGCCAGATAGACCTGTGGGCCACCGGCGACCCGGCCGGGCGTTACCTGGCCCGGCAGGTCGGGGTGACCCAGCTGAAAACCGTCTTGCGCTTCAACAGTGCCCAGTTATACCTGGCACTCAACAAAGACGTGCCGGATGACGTGGTCGCCAGGCTGCAGGCGGCACTCGATCAGTTACGGGACGAGGGCATTGTCGATCAGATCATGGCCCGCTACCTCTAG
- a CDS encoding murein hydrolase activator EnvC family protein, translated as MLRALITLALVCLLQPAFADERAQTQQQLDATRQDITELKKLLGKLQEEKSGVQKDLRGTETEMGKLEKQVQELQKELKKSESELERLDGEKKKLQSARVEQQRLIAIQARAAYQSGRQEYLKLLLNQQNPEKFARTLTYYDYLSKARLAQLKGFNETLRQLANVEQEITDQQSQLNDQKSALDAQRDQLDKVRKERQVALAKLNDDVKARDAKLQAREQDQADLAKVLKTIEETLARQAREAEEARQKALIAQQEAEKKRQREAELAATTDAPAPRKPAHAAPGPLVSSSGESFGGPFASARGKLPWPVDGRLLARFGETRGDDTRAKWDGVMISAAAGSQVHAVHGGRVVFADWLRGAGLLVILDHGNGYLSLYGHNQTLLKSAGDVVKAGESISTVGNSGGQDTPALYFAIRQQGRPSDPAQWCRSQG; from the coding sequence ATGCTTCGCGCCTTGATTACCCTCGCTCTTGTCTGCCTGCTCCAACCGGCGTTTGCCGACGAGCGCGCACAAACCCAACAACAGTTGGACGCTACGCGTCAGGACATTACCGAGCTGAAAAAATTGCTCGGCAAGCTCCAGGAAGAGAAATCCGGGGTGCAGAAAGACCTGCGCGGCACGGAAACCGAGATGGGCAAGCTGGAGAAGCAGGTCCAGGAGCTACAAAAAGAATTAAAGAAGAGCGAGTCGGAACTGGAGCGACTCGACGGTGAGAAAAAAAAACTCCAGAGCGCACGCGTTGAACAGCAACGCCTGATCGCGATCCAGGCCCGCGCCGCGTACCAGAGTGGCCGCCAGGAATACCTCAAGCTGCTGCTCAACCAGCAGAACCCGGAAAAATTCGCCCGAACCCTCACTTACTACGATTACCTGAGCAAGGCGCGCCTGGCGCAATTGAAGGGTTTTAACGAAACCCTGCGCCAACTGGCCAATGTGGAGCAGGAAATCACTGACCAGCAGTCCCAGTTAAACGATCAAAAAAGCGCACTCGACGCCCAGCGCGACCAGCTCGACAAGGTGCGCAAGGAACGCCAGGTGGCTCTGGCCAAGCTCAATGACGACGTAAAAGCCCGCGACGCCAAGCTCCAGGCCCGCGAGCAGGACCAGGCCGATCTGGCCAAAGTGCTCAAAACCATTGAAGAAACCCTGGCTCGCCAGGCACGCGAGGCCGAAGAAGCGCGCCAGAAAGCGCTGATCGCCCAGCAGGAAGCCGAAAAAAAGCGCCAGCGTGAGGCCGAATTGGCGGCCACCACCGACGCTCCCGCGCCGCGCAAACCCGCGCACGCAGCGCCTGGCCCGCTGGTGTCCAGCAGCGGCGAGTCGTTTGGCGGGCCTTTTGCTTCGGCCCGTGGAAAACTTCCATGGCCAGTTGATGGTCGATTGCTGGCACGCTTTGGTGAAACCCGGGGCGATGACACCCGCGCCAAGTGGGACGGGGTGATGATCAGCGCCGCTGCCGGCAGCCAGGTCCACGCCGTGCACGGCGGGCGCGTGGTGTTTGCCGATTGGCTGCGCGGCGCCGGTTTATTGGTAATTCTTGACCACGGTAATGGCTATTTGAGCCTTTATGGCCACAATCAAACGTTACTCAAGTCGGCAGGTGATGTTGTAAAAGCCGGTGAATCCATCTCCACTGTGGGTAATAGTGGTGGCCAGGACACCCCGGCGCTGTACTTCGCTATTCGTCAGCAGGGTCGCCCGAGCGATCCCGCACAATGGTGCCGTTCCCAAGGATAG
- a CDS encoding rhodanese-like domain-containing protein: MVDHLIAFATAHYLLAGAFVILLALLIAHEMSRGGRSLSTSELTALVNKDEAVVVDIRPAKDFAGGHIVGALNIPQDKLIARLAELEKHKAKTIILVDAQGQHAGTHAREMLKAGFTAAKLSGGIGSWKADNLPLVK; encoded by the coding sequence ATGGTTGATCACCTGATTGCATTTGCCACTGCCCACTACCTGCTCGCGGGTGCCTTCGTCATCCTGCTGGCGCTGCTGATCGCTCACGAAATGAGCCGCGGTGGCCGCAGCCTGAGCACGTCGGAGCTGACCGCGCTGGTCAACAAGGATGAGGCCGTTGTCGTGGATATCCGCCCGGCCAAGGATTTCGCCGGCGGCCACATCGTTGGCGCCCTGAACATTCCCCAGGACAAGCTGATCGCACGCCTGGCCGAGCTTGAGAAACACAAGGCCAAGACCATCATTCTGGTCGACGCCCAAGGCCAGCACGCCGGCACCCACGCCCGCGAAATGCTCAAGGCCGGTTTCACCGCCGCCAAACTGTCCGGCGGCATCGGCAGCTGGAAGGCCGATAACCTGCCGCTGGTGAAGTGA
- a CDS encoding S41 family peptidase: MLHLSRLTSLALTIALVIGAPLAFADQAAPAAPAATAATTKAPLPLDELRTFAEVMDRIKAAYVDPVDDKTLLENSIKGMLSNLDPHSAYLGPEDFAELQESTSGEFGGLGIEVGSEDGNIKVVSPIDDTPASKAGIQAGDFIVKINGQPTRGQTMTEAVDKMRGKLGQKITLTLVRDGGNPFDVTLARATITVKSVKSQLLESGYGYIRITQFQVKTGDEVAKALAKLRKDNGKKLNGIVLDLRNNPGGVLQAAVEVVDHFITKGLIVYTKGRIANSELRFSATGNDLSEGVPLAVLINGGSASASEIVAGALQDQKRGVLMGTTSFGKGSVQTVLPLNNDRALKITTALYYTPNGRSIQAQGIVPDIEVRKAKITNEVDSEFYKEADLQGHLGNGNGGADQPTGSGTKAKPMPQDDDYQLAQALSLLKGLSITRSR; the protein is encoded by the coding sequence ATGCTGCATTTGTCCCGCCTCACTTCGCTGGCCCTGACGATCGCCCTGGTGATCGGCGCGCCTCTGGCTTTCGCCGACCAGGCCGCACCGGCTGCACCTGCCGCCACGGCTGCGACCACCAAGGCGCCGCTGCCGCTGGACGAGCTGCGCACCTTTGCCGAGGTGATGGACCGGATCAAGGCAGCCTATGTCGACCCTGTAGACGACAAGACCCTGCTGGAAAATTCCATCAAGGGCATGCTCAGCAACCTTGACCCGCACTCCGCCTACCTGGGCCCGGAAGACTTCGCCGAGCTGCAGGAAAGCACCAGCGGCGAGTTCGGTGGCCTGGGTATTGAAGTGGGCTCCGAGGACGGCAACATCAAAGTCGTTTCGCCGATCGATGACACCCCGGCGTCCAAGGCCGGCATTCAGGCCGGTGACTTCATCGTCAAGATCAACGGCCAGCCAACCCGCGGCCAGACCATGACCGAAGCCGTGGACAAGATGCGCGGCAAGCTCGGCCAGAAAATCACCCTGACCCTGGTGCGCGACGGCGGCAACCCTTTCGACGTGACCCTGGCCCGCGCGACCATCACAGTCAAGAGCGTGAAGAGCCAGTTGCTGGAGTCGGGCTACGGCTATATCCGCATCACCCAGTTCCAGGTCAAGACCGGCGACGAAGTGGCCAAGGCCCTGGCCAAGCTGCGTAAAGACAACGGCAAGAAACTCAACGGCATTGTGCTCGACCTGCGCAACAACCCGGGCGGCGTGCTGCAGGCAGCGGTGGAAGTGGTCGACCACTTCATCACCAAAGGCCTGATCGTCTACACCAAAGGCCGGATCGCCAACTCCGAGCTGCGCTTCTCGGCCACCGGCAATGACCTCAGCGAAGGCGTGCCACTGGCCGTGCTGATCAACGGCGGCAGTGCCTCGGCCTCGGAAATCGTCGCCGGCGCCCTCCAGGACCAGAAACGCGGCGTGCTGATGGGCACCACCAGTTTCGGCAAAGGCTCGGTACAAACCGTGCTGCCGCTGAACAACGACCGCGCGCTGAAGATCACCACGGCGCTGTACTACACGCCGAACGGCCGTTCGATCCAGGCCCAGGGCATCGTCCCGGACATCGAAGTGCGCAAGGCCAAGATCACCAACGAGGTCGACAGCGAGTTCTACAAAGAGGCCGACCTGCAAGGTCACCTGGGCAATGGCAACGGCGGCGCCGACCAGCCAACCGGCAGCGGCACCAAAGCCAAGCCGATGCCCCAGGACGATGACTACCAACTGGCCCAGGCGCTGAGCCTGCTCAAGGGCCTGAGCATCACGCGCAGCCGTTGA
- the hisF gene encoding imidazole glycerol phosphate synthase subunit HisF, whose protein sequence is MALAKRIIPCLDVDNGRVVKGVKFENIRDAGDPVEIARRYDEQGADEITFLDITASVDGRDTTLHTVERMASQVFIPLTVGGGVRTVQDIRNLLNAGADKVSINTAAVFNPEFVGEAAQHFGSQCIVVAIDAKKVSGPGETPRWEIFTHGGRKPTGLDAVEWAMKMEGLGAGEILLTSMDQDGMKNGFDLGVTRAISDALGIPVIASGGVGNLQHLADGVTEGHASAVLAASIFHFGEYTVPEAKAYMAARGIVVR, encoded by the coding sequence ATGGCGCTGGCCAAACGCATCATCCCTTGCCTGGACGTCGACAACGGTCGCGTGGTCAAGGGCGTCAAGTTCGAGAACATCCGCGATGCCGGCGACCCGGTGGAAATCGCCCGTCGCTACGATGAGCAAGGTGCCGATGAGATTACCTTTCTCGACATCACCGCCAGCGTCGATGGTCGCGACACCACGCTGCATACCGTGGAGCGCATGGCCAGCCAGGTGTTCATCCCGCTGACCGTGGGCGGTGGCGTACGCACCGTGCAAGACATCCGCAACCTGCTCAATGCCGGCGCGGACAAGGTCTCGATCAACACCGCCGCAGTGTTCAACCCCGAGTTTGTCGGCGAAGCCGCGCAGCACTTCGGCTCGCAGTGCATCGTGGTGGCCATCGACGCCAAGAAAGTCTCGGGCCCGGGCGAAACCCCGCGCTGGGAGATCTTCACCCATGGCGGTCGCAAACCCACCGGGCTGGACGCGGTGGAGTGGGCGATGAAGATGGAAGGCCTGGGCGCCGGTGAAATCCTGCTGACCAGCATGGATCAGGACGGCATGAAAAACGGCTTTGACTTGGGCGTAACCCGGGCCATCAGCGATGCGCTGGGCATTCCGGTGATCGCCTCCGGCGGCGTCGGCAACCTGCAGCACCTGGCTGACGGCGTGACCGAAGGCCATGCCAGTGCGGTGCTGGCGGCGAGTATTTTCCACTTTGGCGAATACACCGTGCCCGAGGCCAAGGCGTACATGGCGGCGCGCGGTATCGTCGTTCGCTAA